One segment of Phragmites australis chromosome 13, lpPhrAust1.1, whole genome shotgun sequence DNA contains the following:
- the LOC133888414 gene encoding multicystatin-like — protein sequence MRAFSLFLLVATVYAIAMYTVAQPGGGWREMPKPDHPFLVDLGKFAVQEHKSKENLEFKKIVSARESLDLHGKGLYFELILDASPGFGKECIYNALVFIENVTHKRELVSFDDETNPPTCSFPPADAVIIS from the coding sequence ATGAGGGCCTTCAGcctcttcctccttgtcgcCACCGTTTACGCCATTGCCATGTACACCGTGGCACAACCCGGTGGTGGATGGAGAGAAATGCCGAAACCCGATCACCCATTTCTTGTAGATCTCGGCAAGTTTGCAGTTCAAGAGCACAAAAGCAAGGAAAACCTGGAGTTCAAGAAGATAGTGAGCGCCAGAGAATCATTGGATTTACATGGCAAGGGATTGTACTTTGAGCTTATCCTCGATGCATCGCCCGGCTTTGGCAAGGAATGTATTTACAATGCACTGGTGTTCATTGAGAATGTTACTCATAAAAGGGAGCTTGTTTCCTTTGACGACGAAACCAACCCTCCAACCTGCTCATTTCCCCCCGCCGATGCGGTTATAATAAGCTAG